Genomic window (Drosophila sulfurigaster albostrigata strain 15112-1811.04 chromosome 2R, ASM2355843v2, whole genome shotgun sequence):
GCCTGAGTAGAAAGAAGGCACAGCCACAAGCAGTatggaggaggtggaggaggaggcgaaGGAGCAGGAGTGAGGGGGAACAGGAAGCAACCGCAGTGCCACGCCAAGCAACGAGCCGTAAAATTCACTCGGAGCTGGCGCTGGAAGCGCGTGCTGcaaaaacgcaaacgcaaaacgcaaatgaaatgccatttttcagtacaatgccaacaacaaaggcaatcAAAAATTTATAGGCGACGACAGGCAGACACATTGGGAGCACCGACATTCATTCTGTGGATGCATCGATGTggatgcgaatgtgaatgtgactgtggatgtgaatgtgaatgtggatgtGAACGCGGACATGTTTCGTGGATTGTGGCTGGGAATGTGAATGTGCGGTTGTTGTCTCTTAAACATGaaacatttaattgccaaGTTGCTGCAAATTGCTAGCAACATTATTTGACCAGCAAAATGGACAATTGTCGGACTCGCAACTGACAACTGCCAACTGGACAACTGGCCAACTGGCAGAGGACAATTGGCAGCTTGTGGCCTACGTCTTGGCCACAAGCTAATTTACGAAATGCATTGCAGGCAATCAACGACAATTAGATGGCCAGCACTTgggtcgtatgcgtaatatgctAGTGGGGAGAAATAAGGAAAAAAAACTATGCGAGCTTGTCATACAATGGTATATCTCATTTGTGGCCCCGGCCACATCGATAACATTGACAGTCGGAACTACTGCAGGCTGTGGCTGGGATCTTGGCACAACAAGGCAAAGGCTGTCAATTTCAGTTAACTGCTTCGTatgaaagcaaaaccaaagccaagccaagccaagtcaaGCCAAAGTCAGTGGCACAGGAAAATTGAAGCGAACTCAACAATGCAACCACACAGAGTAGGCGACACTGACactgacaacgacaacgacgacgacgacaacaacagagcgGACATTTTCACATGCAACTTCCGTTTCCGATTCGCTTTTGTCTGCCTTCAATTCtattcctttttttctctcaatttttttctcttatCCATTCAACGTTTAGCCTTTGGGcctgaaacaaaaacaacaacagcagcaggggAGTAACAACAATTGGCCTGCAAGTGACATGGCTGTAGATTGCTACCAATAGGGACACCCTTTGCCAGCTGGAGCCCAACGCGATTGCCCCTTTGCTTGTTGAGGTGTGTTTGAGCTGCTGTAGAACATGTGTTTCGACAttctgcagcagctgctgcctctgcGTTCTCTTGATTGAATTTGCCAACAGCCAACTACGAACTGGCTGTTAACTAACAGTCGAATGTTAGCACCAAATTCGTAGCGAGCTGATTGAAATTTTCAACTGCAGTCGATGATTCAGCACATTTTTTAATGACTttcattactcatacgccgtGTAAACATTTCAGACCAATCAACATTCCCTTTGTTTTGTCTATTCTATTGCTTATGATAGCCATCTTCAGTCCACATGCCATTTCAACCCCCTTTTGATTATTATCAACTTTTCGCATAGCCAAACACATTTCACGTCTATAATACCAATTAGAGAGCTGCGCTCACAAAACAACCCCAACGACAGCCACAGCCAAGCGACCCccaaaacaattcaattatcTCAACACAACGCGGGTCCAGTGAAATGTCTGAGCTGCAACAGTTCTCGGTGTCGCATCAAATGAAAGTCACTTGCACTTTCAAACAAATTACTTTTCGCCACAACAGTGCTAAGTCGCCAGACCAAAGCCAGAGAGCGCGCTCGCtgaaaaacttaataaatcCCAACTTGGCTCGCTGGCTGATTATAAAACTAGACTGCAGGACAGCACAAGGCATAATAAAACAAAGGCCAGTCTAACGTCTGAATATGTCGACTATTTGATGCTCTTCTTAAAGAAAATCTAATTGAGTGTTGCTTTACagattaaaaaatgtaaaatcctttaacattttgttcgaaaatatataaaaattacagAAGTGAGCGATAAGGATAAGtaaacaagaacaagaaaaagtATAGGCCATTAAATCTTTTATACTTAAAGATATTAATATAACACattaatgaaagaaaaaatgaatttataaaaatcttaCCCGATACAAAAAACACTATATCaaagaaaagtataaaatttacACATCAAGTTTCACCTCTGAAAAtatgaaaggaaaaaaagaaactaaagaAACTATATAATAGAAAAGAATAGAACTTTCATATAAAGTTTCGtctatgaaaatataaataaaacccagccttaaaaaaaggaaatatttaCACCAAAGAAAAGTATCTAACTTCGAAGTTACGCATgtgaatattttgcaaaaattattcacataataaactaaacttaaatgcaaaactcccgcaacaactttaataaaaactttcGACTGTTAACCAAGTGAAACGAGCGAGGCGAAAGAAAGAGTATTTGGATTTACAAATGTAATCGAGAGAGTGGCAGCGACAGATAATAATCAGCACTGTTTGCCTGTTATAAAGAGGGGGCGACACGAAAAGGATAGCATATAACAGTTAcatataaatgtgtatatacgtatacgtaatttttttTCCAGTTATTTGCAGTTTTTATAGCAGTTTCCCTTGACGCAAGTTCCTGTTCGTGCTGTGTTTTGTCTCTGGCACGAAGTGAGGAGCTTCATTATGCTCAAATGTcgcataataaaaatgtcaaacgGCGACAAATATGACAGGATATACGATACTAATGAACTGTCAGTCCAGGGTCCAGGATGTGGACGCCGTGTGGCCGCCAGAagggaaaagcaaaagcgaaaaaaaaaacacagaaaaaagttATCGCGAATTGGCAATTCGATTGTTGCGGATTGAGTGGAAGGGACTCCGCTCCCCTCTTCACCATCCCCTTGCTGACTATGCGAAAgccagacacagacacagttACTTAACAAGCGGTGAGCGTACAATGGCCAAATGGAAATTGGATTTCTTGTGCGAAGTTTGGacaatagatggcgccacgGGCAGCACAGCATCCTTGATTGCTCCAACAGCGCGATTGCAGAAGCTGTACTTTACTTTATTCTTCGTTCGCTTCTCCGATGAATGCatgcaaaaaaatttttttaattaaaattatggcAAGCCAAATGACTAGCAAAGTGAGTATGGCGATCAGCGGGAGTGGTTTTTTCTGTATACTACATAGATATAGGTTAAACCATTTGCTTGGGCAAGTTACTCGAAGAGATTCTTGGACACAAAGTTCCTGACGAGTTGGCACAAGTCGCACAGTCGGCATTTGGGAAGCGGaatgcaaaaactttttcGGGTTACAGATGAAGTAGAAGttgaagctgtagctgtagctgtaacTGCTGCTGaagttgtagttgcagttgcaaaaaGGCCACAGAGCGCACACAGGATGTCGACGGGAGATTGCCGCACAAATGAGCAGCGGCAatcggcagcggcagcggcaacggcaacggcaacggaaAATGCACAAAACTTAACCTAATGAACATTAAGAtaatgcaacaacaagagagaaagaggaggcAACCCTGGCGGACTGCTTTGGCTGTCCCATGGCTACATAATTCTGCATTCGACCTCAGAGCACAGccacaaaagttttgcttacTACAACAGAACCCTCGCACCGTCAGTGGCTGCCCCTCCTCCCACCTCCCTCTCTGCACTCACTCTGCTGCCTTGATGTCCGTCTCCAAATGCAGTCGGAAACTtgcgtttgccatttgccagttgccagtttgcaTTCTGGAAGCAACATAAAGTTTTTAGCTTATGTTGTGATTTTTATGGCTAAGGAGAATGcgacagacaaacagagaaagagagagggagtgagagagagagagagagagagagaatgagctCAGACTCTGACTGGCACACCAAAATGAAGATAAGTTTTATGTGGCGCGGAAATTAAGAAGTTTGtttatagtactacattacAGTAGCACATAGCTTAAGCAATGCATGTCCCTTGTCCTTTTTTAGTGTCACACTGATGGCACATGCATATCTTCCTCCTCTTCAATGTTAACGACACTGTCATTAGCTGCTCGTATTTcgaaaatgtgcaaaatgttattaaatgtattaagaATTCATTAGTTATCCTTATGGCCAACTTCaagtcaaagcaaagcaaagcaacgcaAAGCTTTGGGCCatcattaaatatgcatttattttattatcaaaacTTCAATTGTATTCGGACTCAATAAGCTCACCTGCGAAGCCCCATTAATGCGCTGTCAATGCTTTTGTTTCGACTTTGTTTAGCATAACAAAAGCCAGCGACCGAGCGACAGCTGAGCAAAAGTATGAgtcttattaaataataaatctaattagaaaattgttaaatCACGCAAAATTCTCAACGATAaagacacacaacacaaattgacattttaattaaaataattgcacaGATATCTAAATTATTGATATGATTGATATTGAtggtttaattattattataaaacattaatttgaaatgtgaaTCACACTTTAAACTCAATTTAAGAGAACAAACTGTTTAAATGGAAAAGCGAAAGCAGGTGCTCAAGCATGTTGTGGCAAGTCAACATGCAACGTGTGGCAAATGTCGCCAAGTAAAAATCTAAACACGTGCCGCACCAACTTCAATttcagctccaactccaacaaGTCGCCCTCTTTGCTGACTATCTCTTAATTAACTTGCTTGCAACGTggggcaaacaaaaaaaatatatatgtatgtgtgtatactAATCATGGCTAGTTGAAGTAACGAGTACTCCTTCTTGTTCTCATTCTCATTGCCATTCTCTTTCTCATGGTCGGAGTTTGGCAAACCTCAGCTAAAGCCATAAAACGTCGTGAGACAACTTTCAGCAATTAATTATCCGCAAAGTTTTCAATTACAAGCCAATTACGCCCGAGCATCAACCCATTGCCGCAcatgagtctgagtctgagcaagagtgtgtgtggcatatcACGTACCTGTAGCTgaggcaaataaaattttattgagcaccaagcagcagcaacatcatcatcgtcaactGTCGATATTCATGTTCCCCTCTTGCATTGGCTGTCGGAGTCGCTGACACGTTTTGCCAACACATCATACAACGTTGATGATGGCCAAATGAATGCGTCCTGCTGCCATAACGGAAATGCACTGAAGCGTCGGCGTGCAAGCGAGATAGCATGCACTTTTGCAAATGGCTGACAAATATGGCGACGCAACACAATGGCCGACTTCAgttgctgcctctgccgcTGTCGTTCTactgtgtttttgtgtgcgcAAATTTACACGGAATTGCAATCGAATCGTGTCGGGAATataggcaacaacaacaacaacaacaacaaccgtaGTGCAGACAAATTGCAGAAATTCGCATTTGGCAGAGTCATTGTGGCCGGAGTAATGCAAGTTGGTGCCAGAGGATATTGGTTTTTCGGCAGCATTCTGTTGACGTTTCAAATGCGCACTTAATTAagctataattttcaatattgtgCGAGTTGGTCGCAAAGCAAAGTTGCCTGGCCCCAGCTATTGACATgtcatacaaattgtttactaAAGATACACAAGGGGCAAGATGTAATGTTGAAGAACAATGCAATGGCAAAAATAAGGCgctaaatgcaattaattatattcaaatgaaGTGCAATTTAGTCATTTGAATTACTCAACAAATCGATAGCAAGCTCATTAAAAAGAGGTCACCATGGAACGTTTGCCAGCTTATTATccaacatttattatttatctatcACAGTCACTTAACAGTCGTTCACGTTCtcgttctctttttttttttgtgggtaaACAATTGACCTTAACTATGACCCGTAAACGACCTCTTATAAGCAGTTAATCGTTCGATATTACTAACTATAGTACAAATTGCCACCCACATGTAATGTGGTCTAACTGCACCCGCAATGAGTGATTGACAATAATGTCAATATATCAACCGGCATGTTTGTCCAAAAACGAAATAGCCTACAACGAGAGAGTATGAGCTTGCGAGAGTGTAAAGcccaaacaaattgaatttaattacacTACGCTTGGGTATAAAATGTGTAGTATGTGGGGAGTCTCATTCAATCAATTCTTgctaaattattcaaatgtcAAGATTTGAAAGACAAACATGAAAAGTGTTTTGCCGCAGTTCGGCATCTATTTCTAGTACTATTAATACGACAAAAAAGGTagaaaaatacacatacaataatagtaaaaataggaaaaaataAACGGATATCTACCATCTAAATTGTCATGTTTAACTTAAAGTGGAACTTTGGAGCTGCTACTACTATTGGACAATTGCCAACACacttgaattatttatgaaagTGGTAGCAACAAGAGCACATGCCGTGTCAACATCAAAGCCAACGTCACCtgcagagagacagagagagagagacagagagagagaaagctcATTGCGAGCACTCGTACTCGTAAAATGCGCAAAAGTTCTCTGGCTAAGGACGAAGAGAAAATGTGCAGTTGGTTGCGAGTCTCTTGGTTATTGCACGTGAATACTTGAATGGTTACTTCGTCTGCTCGTATCAGCACAATTTGATTTAactcaaattaaaatcagCTGAGCGAGTCCGAGTACCGAGTACTTACTAACTGACCCTCTTTATACACATTATCCGGATACATTTATCTAAACATTGCCAATTGGATTCGTAATGTGAATGTCGGCCAGACAAAACGACTGGATAACAGAGTAATGAGTTGGCCACTCGAATGGCAAATTCCAACGCTTACCTGCATATGTGCTTCGCATACAAGAAAGTGTGCGAAAAAGTGAGGTTATGGCGAAAAAGTGAGGTTAGAGCTGACTGcaagcaaattgcatttgcacaaaaaataccaaactaAAACACGTCTTGGATTTTATTGAGAAAGTTTGCATtagtgcaaataaaaactatagatGTTAGTCTTTCAAATTTAAGTTTGCTAGAAAAtgaattgttatatttttttgtaaacatcataaaaaaaactttggaaataacttaaaaattgCACACtgaaacacatttatttagcaatttaagttttaagaaAGTATGTAAGTAGAAATGTATATCTTAGCATCTTCATATAGGTTATGTTGAAAATGTGAGGTTAACTATAAGGTTAGCAGGTTATGTTGAATAAGTCTGGTTAAAGTTTGACACTTTAATAAGTTTCAATAAAGGACGCActgcaaaatcaaattataatcaaaaaaatacttgattttggatttttttttaattcattttgagAAATGATACtgttaaatatgtatgtttgatTAGGTTAGGTTAACATAacctaaaaatatttaacttaagGTAAATATAGGTTATGgtgaaataaaatttctttatCTGTAACTTTATGTCAATGAAACATTTTCATCTGAACTTGTATCTTCAACTTTAGctgtacatttaaatttaacctTCACTGCAATTCTAAGCTGTACCTAAACTTGGCAACTGAAATGTAGACTGATTGCATAAATTACTCGACAGATCATTACCGTCAGGGTTATCTCACGTTTCACAAAGAATGTCtgcgagcgagtgagcgacagagggagagagaggcagaTAGATAGTGTGTCCATATATCAATAGCCATATGCCAACTACAAGTAGAACTGCCATTAGAAGCAGGACAGCCCAAAGGGCGCTGCTTTACCTGGCAGTTAAAAACGAAATCCGGTGCGAGTCCATGACTAAAGGTAAACTGAAAGGcgtcgatgtcgatgctgcctcgtgagcgtgtgtgtgtgtgtgttggagaGTATGCGTGTTGCAAGGACAATAGAAGCGAGCACAGTACATAGTACAGCGAACTCACGGCGAACTGCATTGGGAAGCACTCAGTTAAATTGTTCAAACTGTCTGACGAGTGAGTCCTTACAGCCTTGCAAACAGCACACAGGAGCAGCAagaaggggagagagagaagtcgGTGTATGTGGAGCAAAGTGCTTGCCATATAGCAGTGCATAGATAACAAACGAGTGCAAGGATAACGAGGGTCTCTGGGTCTCTAACCGCGCCGGAAGTGTGCGAAAAATGGCGCAACAGTAAAAGTGCCGAAGacattgaaatattgaaatacaattGGATTAGGATTTTGCCAGATACCCGAGACCGGGAATGGGACCGAGACCGAGTCAAAGGCAGTTTTTGGCGGATGGCACTTTAAAAACCGCATCAGGACGCCAGCTTAGCCTGAGTGCTGTTGCGCAAACTGTCGAACTGTGAACTGCGAGCTCGAAACTGGAAACTGAGTACCCCAAAAGACATTGTGGTCTCGCTGTCAGCGACAggcaactacacacacacacaaacacacacacacagagaaagtgCAAATCCTTTTTCGTACAAACAACGTTGTCCTTGCCGCGCCGTGTCGCTgagttgcgttgcgttgcggcTCCTTCGTCAATCAACAGCGGCTTCGCCATTGAGTGGGACACGTTTCGGCAAAAGTTTCCTGCTGAGCCAAAGTTCACCACAAACAAGGCGACACATGACACGTACTCAACTCGACTTCGCTTCCATCTACCCATCTACCCATTTCCTCAtctcatcatcgtcatcttcTACTAGGTTCGTCTTCGTCTCTGTCTTGGGCTTGGgattatttttagtttgctTCGACTATTCTTCTTCAGcgttctctcgctctctgcatTTCGGCACtgttttaaagtttaaagctcttttgtggcatatttgcatattaagtGGCATGCGTTGAACGTTTGCAACAGCCAACACAGCGCTCAAGTATGCTGTGTAGTGTAGTGTTTTAGGTGCTCTACACTCTCTTTGGCTTTTTGTGTTAAAGTCCCCAAAGTCCCACCCCGTCCcaggtgttgctgttgttagtTTACGTAGGCTTATTGTTGAGCCCGAAACCGTTGTGCCAACttgcaaaatgtcaaaaatcAGTGCCTGCCACATTCACTGGCTCCGGATTAAAGCTCTGTCTTCTGCAgccgcgtgtgtgtgtgtgtgtgtgtgtaatagtGTGTTAGAGATTTTGCGGGTACGCCCACGTCTAAATGTCTGGTTAAGACTTTAAAAGCCTCACTGTAATGCCAACAAGCTAAAAACTCAAATTACCATAGATAAAaggattttcaaatttcatttatactctttctctctctctcttttcgaATAAAACTTTcgcaaaatacattttacacATTATAATACTCAGTTAacatacatttacatacacGTAACACATATATCACTTTATaaaatccacaattttttgcaatagttttcatttcgtctctctctctctctttaaatCACTAAGACCCTGAGTATTTCAATAGATCTCTCTAAAAGTctatagaaaaaaataaaaacaataaaaagaaaacgattAATTTGAGTAACAAAATGGTTAATGGGaagataatttaaatagtatCCCTTTCCCTTTGAGGATAGTTCGTCAGAataatttgttcatttgttgGAGACGTTTTCTTTGTGCCAGTATTGGTTCTACCTCAGTGCTGATGGTCCTAACCGTCAATATCGCCGGACTCGAGCAACCGTTGACAACGCCATCGACACAGGCTCGCACATAGATGCGATAGTATTGATCTTGCAGCAAGTTCGTCATATTGTAATATTGCTGATTGCCCGGCACTACAAATCCCTTAATTTCCTCCTCCACAACGCACTTCTGTTCGAGTTGATTGGCCACCGAAACATCAGAGCTGTGGCACTTGGGCGGATCGTGCAATATGCGAAACTTCTCTTGATCCACATCCTGAATATTGCGTGTCTTCTCCTCCACTTGTAAACGGAATATTTCATACAGTTCCGCAGTTGTTTCCTTTGGTTTGGTCACATTTGCCGATGATGGGGCTTCGGTTGTAGTAgaagtagtagttgttgttgtagttgttgttgttgtcgttgttggaTTCTCAACAACTTGACTCATGGGACGACCTGCTATTAGATCCGTATAGTCCACAACCTTTTCAAACTTGTCTTGCTTGATTGGCGGTCGACGACGTCTAGAAACAAAATTCATTATAAAAACTGCTCTAAAATctaattattttgctttgcttacgACACATAGATGAGATTGGGCAGCGCTTCTTCGTAGGTTGTCTGCgtcttattaaaatacttcTCCACCTCCGGCTGTGGACCCGAATAATATGGCTCCTGATCATTGCACTCACAATTGGGGGGATCGTTGATAAAGAGAGGCTTTTCCATGCCATAACTTTTGGTCTTGTTCTCCTCGCTTGTTAGATTATGCAGCTCATAATCAATAATGTATTTGGTGATGTTGCCATTGGGACGTATCGGCGGCCACCAATGCACCATCTAAAAGAAAGCGGGCTCTTAgtagtatttcattttaaatcatttgctTTTATACACACCATTTGTGTGTGGACTTCCGAGATGCCATAGAGACGTCGTGGAGGACTCGGTTTGCTTGGCGCCGTGCggaaatattgtatttttgaatAGGCTTCCATTTGCCGGTGGTAATCCCAAGGTGACATGGACTTTACAAAGTATGCATACTGTGTGTAGGGCTTCAGATTGCTGATCATATGCCGACGATTCTTGCCGATTGACACATCCATTGACCAACtacaaaaagttaatttaatgtcattcaattgaaatgataTTTTTTCATACTCAACTTACTTGTCATGCCCACAACCATGGCGACCATCGTACATGGTTATATTGCGCTTGGGTGCTTCCATGAAATGATACGTATATCCAATTAGATTACTAACATATTCATACTTCATAAAGTCGAGCACAATGCTGACAGCCGTCGCGTTAATATCCTGAATTTGTGGATCCAATGTGGACACATCTTCGCCACAAATCATGCGCTCGCCATTCGAATTCGGCGACACATCGGCTACGGATAATTCTGTCTTTAGATTTTTCAGCGCGGGCTGCAGATTCAAGATTTTCTCATAGCACAAACGAGGATTCAAATGGAAGAAAATTGAGCCATGCTGTATGGCCACCTGGCGATTTGTGGGCCAAATGTGCTCCAAGTGATAATTATTGACCACATATAAAGCGTATCTAAAGAGACAAACTTACAATAAACCATTTTATGTGTGTTGGGAAGCTTTACTCACTTCTTCTCAATGAGCTCATCGCCGCGTATGGTGTCAAGATTCATGAGAAACGTCAGTGACATCAATGGTGTGGAGTGTATCACTtttagataccctgtaatctcCTTGATGTTTCCCAAAGCCTCCTCCAATGCTTTTACAATTGGCTCTAGAATTCAgaactttaaattgatttgctATTTATCATTCTCTCAAACTTACCTTTAATATCCACCAGTTCGATAATCAGCGAACCTTGGATGCTCACACAATCCCTCAGCTGCTCCAAGTCCTCGACACGCTTCACGTGGTAAAGTCCCCTGCACTCCTGGTCGCATTGCTTTCCTCCATTGGCATCTATAATGGGCTTGTGATTCTTCGGACACTGATCGACACAACGCAAGCCTTGAGCCAATGGAATAAGATTCAGCTGTTGACATTCCTTGCCTGCAATGCACAGGCGTTTGTTCAGCTCATAGCTGGCAATGCATTGATTCACACAACGTCCATTGCGCTGATAATTGCTACACAGTGTACAATTCTGACTGGAGCAACCGGTGAGGCAATTGTGATCACAACAAGTGCCATTCACATCACAGCCAAAGCGACCACAACTCGCCGGGCAACCCTTGACCTTGGGCCGAGTCAACTTCAGCTGAGGCGCGAGGATTCTCCAGCAGTAGGCCGTATTCTTGTGTAGATAATCATAGTCTGCAGATAGACCATCGCACAGAGGACAATGATTTGGCGATCTGTTGCCCTGGAAAGCGAAAGTTATGTGAAGtgtgaaaagtgaaatataCCGGGTATAAATTTGAAGAAAGGGTATACACGAGTTTTGTGAAAGGCAAActaattattaaacaaaatatacaaaatataatatagtaaagtgtgaaaaatgaaatacaccCGGTATCCATATGGTGAAAGggtttatacaaattttgtaataatccAAAAAGTTAttgcacaaaatatactaaatataggtatatggaatatttggaatactttaaagtattaagtaaaaaatgctagatatttaaaaaaaaacttataaaatgaatatgtatataaaactactttacttgtttttatatactcatattacatatatatcacatatatttttcttctAAAAATTGTCAGCAAAgttaattttcgatttttgcgTACTCTTAAAAAGTTTGTAGTGAGTATTGCGAAGTCAAGTCGATTTTTCGGTACTTCTAAAAAGTTGGTATTGAGTATTCCAAAGTCGAGCGCACTCGttcacttatttatttgtttcctTTAACAATTTTACCTTTTATACTAACTATTATCTACAACTTCTTGGTTCACTTTCACTTACCCTTATGGAGAAATGCTGCTTGGTGCTATTACCCAACAAATAAACCCAGTCGATGGTATCCACATAGCAGAGCGTAGGATTATTCTCGATGCGTATTTTACCATTCTGTATGCGCAACAATTGCAAGAGTCCAAGCTCCCGCAGATTG
Coding sequences:
- the LOC133836966 gene encoding insulin-like peptide receptor isoform X2, with translation MWRSLFGLLLLCPLAAIIRAENICGSIEVRKLSDFDQLRNCNLVVGHVRIANLQLPGNVNLTQLQTNVTEITDYLLIYHTTGLLTAEYIFPKLRLIRGRDLLFNHYSFVVYENRNLRELGLLQLLRIQNGKIRIENNPTLCYVDTIDWVYLLGNSTKQHFSIRGNRSPNHCPLCDGLSADYDYLHKNTAYCWRILAPQLKLTRPKVKGCPASCGRFGCDVNGTCCDHNCLTGCSSQNCTLCSNYQRNGRCVNQCIASYELNKRLCIAGKECQQLNLIPLAQGLRCVDQCPKNHKPIIDANGGKQCDQECRGLYHVKRVEDLEQLRDCVSIQGSLIIELVDIKEPIVKALEEALGNIKEITGYLKVIHSTPLMSLTFLMNLDTIRGDELIEKKYALYVVNNYHLEHIWPTNRQVAIQHGSIFFHLNPRLCYEKILNLQPALKNLKTELSVADVSPNSNGERMICGEDVSTLDPQIQDINATAVSIVLDFMKYEYVSNLIGYTYHFMEAPKRNITMYDGRHGCGHDNWSMDVSIGKNRRHMISNLKPYTQYAYFVKSMSPWDYHRQMEAYSKIQYFRTAPSKPSPPRRLYGISEVHTQMMVHWWPPIRPNGNITKYIIDYELHNLTSEENKTKSYGMEKPLFINDPPNCECNDQEPYYSGPQPEVEKYFNKTQTTYEEALPNLIYVSRRRPPIKQDKFEKVVDYTDLIAGRPMSQVVENPTTTTTTTTTTTTTSTTTEAPSSANVTKPKETTAELYEIFRLQVEEKTRNIQDVDQEKFRILHDPPKCHSSDVSVANQLEQKCVVEEEIKGFVVPGNQQYYNMTNLLQDQYYRIYVRACVDGVVNGCSSPAILTVRTISTETFREIY
- the LOC133836966 gene encoding insulin-like peptide receptor isoform X1; the protein is MWRSLFGLLLLCPLAAIIRAENICGSIEVRKLSDFDQLRNCNLVVGHVRIANLQLPGNVNLTQLQTNVTEITDYLLIYHTTGLLTAEYIFPKLRLIRGRDLLFNHYSFVVYENRNLRELGLLQLLRIQNGKIRIENNPTLCYVDTIDWVYLLGNSTKQHFSIRGNRSPNHCPLCDGLSADYDYLHKNTAYCWRILAPQLKLTRPKVKGCPASCGRFGCDVNGTCCDHNCLTGCSSQNCTLCSNYQRNGRCVNQCIASYELNKRLCIAGKECQQLNLIPLAQGLRCVDQCPKNHKPIIDANGGKQCDQECRGLYHVKRVEDLEQLRDCVSIQGSLIIELVDIKEPIVKALEEALGNIKEITGYLKVIHSTPLMSLTFLMNLDTIRGDELIEKKYALYVVNNYHLEHIWPTNRQVAIQHGSIFFHLNPRLCYEKILNLQPALKNLKTELSVADVSPNSNGERMICGEDVSTLDPQIQDINATAVSIVLDFMKYEYVSNLIGYTYHFMEAPKRNITMYDGRHGCGHDNWSMDVSIGKNRRHMISNLKPYTQYAYFVKSMSPWDYHRQMEAYSKIQYFRTAPSKPSPPRRLYGISEVHTQMMVHWWPPIRPNGNITKYIIDYELHNLTSEENKTKSYGMEKPLFINDPPNCECNDQEPYYSGPQPEVEKYFNKTQTTYEEALPNLIYVSRRRPPIKQDKFEKVVDYTDLIAGRPMSQVVENPTTTTTTTTTTTTTSTTTEAPSSANVTKPKETTAELYEIFRLQVEEKTRNIQDVDQEKFRILHDPPKCHSSDVSVANQLEQKCVVEEEIKGFVVPGNQQYYNMTNLLQDQYYRIYVRACVDGVVNGCSSPAILTVRTISTEVEPILAQRKRLQQMNKLF